The Cervus elaphus chromosome 21, mCerEla1.1, whole genome shotgun sequence genome window below encodes:
- the KCNS2 gene encoding potassium voltage-gated channel subfamily S member 2, whose translation MTGQSLWDVSGANVEDGEIRINVGGFKKRLRSHTLLRFPETRLGRLLLCHSREAILELCDDYDDAQREFYFDRNPELFPYVLHFYHTGKLHVMAELCVFSFSQEIEYWGINEFFIDSCCSYSYHGRKVEPEQEKWDEQSDQESTTSSFDEILAFYNDASKFDGQPLGNFRRQLWLALDNPGYSVLSRVFSVLSILVVLGSIITMCLNSLPDFQIPDRQGNSGEDPRFEIVEHFGIAWFTFELVARFAVAPDFLKFFKNALNLIDLMSIVPFYITLVVNLVVESTPTLANLGRVAQVLRLMRIFRILKLARHSTGLRSLGATLKYSYKEVGLLMLYLSVGISIFSVVAYTIEKEENEGLATIPACWWWATVSMTTVGYGDVVPGTTAGKLTASACILAGILVVVLPITLIFNKFSHFYRRQKQLESAMRSCDFGDGMKEVPSVNLRDYYAHKVKSLMASLTNMSRSSPSELSLNDSLH comes from the coding sequence ATGACCGGCCAGAGCCTGTGGGACGTGTCGGGGGCCAACGTCGAGGATGGAGAGATCCGCATCAACGTGGGCGGCTTCAAGAAGCGGTTGCGCTCGCACACGCTGCTGCGCTTCCCCGAGACGCGCCTGGGCCGCCTGCTGCTGTGCCACTCGCGCGAGGCCATCCTGGAGCTCTGCGACGACTACGACGATGCCCAGCGCGAGTTCTACTTCGACCGCAACCCGGAGCTCTTCCCCTACGTGCTGCACTTCTACCACACCGGCAAGCTCCACGTCATGGCGGAGCTGTGCGTCTTCTCCTTCAGCCAGGAGATTGAGTACTGGGGCATCAACGAGTTCTTCATCGACTCCTGCTGCAGCTACAGCTACCACGGCCGCAAAGTGGAGCCCGAGCAGGAGAAGTGGGACGAGCAGAGCGACCAGGAAAGCACCACGTCCTCCTTCGACGAGATCCTGGCCTTCTACAACGACGCCTCCAAGTTCGATGGGCAGCCTCTGGGCAACTTCCGCAGACAGCTGTGGCTGGCGCTGGACAACCCCGGCTACTCGGTCCTGAGCAGGGTCTTCAGCGTCCTGTCCATCCTCGTGGTGCTGGGGTCCATCATCACCATGTGTCTCAACAGCCTGCCAGACTTCCAGATCCCTGACCGCCAGGGCAACTCCGGCGAGGACCCCAGGTTCGAAATCGTGGAGCACTTTGGCATCGCCTGGTTCACCTTTGAGCTGGTGGCCAGGTTTGCTGTGGCCCCCGACTTTCTCAAGTTCTTCAAGAATGCCCTAAACCTGATCGACCTCATGTCTATCGTCCCCTTTTACATCACGCTGGTGGTGAACCTGGTTGTGGAGAGCACGCCTACCTTGGCCAACTTGGGCAGGGTGGCCCAGGTCCTAAGGCTGATGCGGATTTTCCGCATCTTAAAGCTGGCCAGACACTCCACTGGCCTCCGCTCCCTGGGGGCCACCCTAAAATACAGCTACAAGGAAGTGGGGCTGCTTATGCTCTACCTCTCTGTGGGGATTTCCATCTTCTCCGTAGTGGCCTATACCATCGAAAAGGAGGAGAACGAGGGCCTGGCCACCATCCCCGCCTGCTGGTGGTGGGCCACGGTCAGTATGACCACCGTAGGGTACGGGGATGTGGTCCCGGGGACCACGGCAGGGAAGCTGACCGCCTCTGCCTGCATCCTGGCAGGCATCCTGGTGGTGGTACTGCCCATCACCTTGATCTTCAATAAATTCTCCCACTTTTATCGGCGCCAGAAGCAACTTGAGAGCGCCATGCGCAGCTGTGACTTCGGAGATGGAATGAAGGAGGTCCCTTCCGTCAATTTAAGGGACTATTATGCCCATAAAGTTAAATCCCTCATGGCGAGCCTGACGAACATGAGCAGGAGCTCGCCAAGCGAACTAAGTTTAAATGATTCCCTACATTAG